The Litchfieldia alkalitelluris genome has a window encoding:
- the hpaB gene encoding 4-hydroxyphenylacetate 3-monooxygenase, oxygenase component has protein sequence MPAINGEEYVKRIDKLNSEVWIEGKRLQGKISEHPAFQGVIQSQARLYDLQHQSDKLDVMTFVLPESGNRVGTSYLNPKTKDDLIKRRMMIQEWAEAHLGLMGRSPDYMNTALMAISAGADVFECENEDFSKNIRSFYQEACENDYSFTHTFINPQVNRSKYYFEELNESIVSAQVIEKNEKGIVIHGARLLATQGGITDEIIVFPAGGENLAKEFAYAFSIPSNTKGLKFICRESFSYKDSNFDHPLGSRFEEMDTIIVFNKVQVPWERVFFYNSPELAKKMYSETSFFPLVLHQVVSRQITKTETILGVAQSLVDIINIGEYQHVQEKISEIITGYESLKGLMYSAELQAKIDQFGTMVPSLQPLYAAINLYPKLYPRFIEIIQLLGASGLVSIPTKADLESSVGKDLESYLQAAAANAEDRVKFYRLAWDLSLSAFGGRQTLYERFFFGDPIKLASNQYRGYERSELVQRVWNFLNIE, from the coding sequence ATGCCTGCTATTAATGGAGAAGAATATGTTAAGCGAATCGATAAATTAAATTCGGAAGTATGGATTGAAGGTAAAAGATTACAAGGTAAAATCTCTGAACACCCAGCATTTCAGGGGGTAATCCAAAGCCAAGCAAGGTTATATGACTTACAACATCAGTCTGATAAGTTAGATGTTATGACCTTCGTTTTACCTGAATCTGGAAATAGAGTAGGTACTTCTTACTTAAATCCTAAAACAAAAGATGATTTAATTAAACGAAGAATGATGATTCAAGAATGGGCGGAAGCTCATTTAGGATTGATGGGGCGTTCACCTGATTATATGAATACCGCATTAATGGCAATATCAGCAGGTGCTGATGTATTTGAATGTGAGAACGAAGACTTTAGTAAAAATATTCGAAGCTTCTATCAAGAAGCGTGTGAAAATGATTATTCTTTTACACACACATTTATAAATCCACAGGTGAATAGGTCTAAATATTATTTTGAAGAATTAAATGAAAGTATTGTCTCTGCACAAGTGATAGAAAAAAATGAAAAAGGAATCGTGATCCATGGAGCTCGACTGCTTGCTACTCAAGGTGGGATTACTGATGAGATAATCGTTTTCCCAGCAGGTGGAGAGAATCTAGCTAAGGAATTTGCCTATGCATTCTCGATACCTAGTAATACCAAAGGGCTAAAGTTTATTTGTCGTGAATCCTTTTCTTATAAAGACTCAAATTTTGACCACCCTCTAGGGTCGCGTTTTGAAGAGATGGACACTATAATTGTTTTCAATAAAGTGCAAGTTCCTTGGGAAAGAGTTTTCTTTTACAATAGCCCAGAATTGGCTAAAAAGATGTACAGTGAAACTAGTTTTTTTCCTTTAGTGCTTCATCAAGTAGTTTCAAGGCAGATAACAAAAACTGAAACGATCCTAGGAGTTGCACAATCATTAGTTGATATCATTAATATTGGTGAATATCAGCATGTCCAGGAAAAAATAAGTGAGATTATTACAGGTTATGAATCCTTAAAGGGATTGATGTATTCGGCTGAATTGCAAGCAAAAATAGACCAGTTTGGCACAATGGTACCATCTTTACAACCGTTATATGCTGCAATTAATTTATACCCAAAACTATATCCAAGATTTATTGAAATCATTCAGCTTCTTGGTGCAAGTGGCTTAGTATCAATACCAACAAAAGCTGATCTTGAATCAAGTGTTGGGAAAGATTTGGAGTCTTATTTACAGGCTGCAGCAGCTAATGCAGAGGATCGTGTTAAGTTTTATCGCCTTGCATGGGATTTATCACTAAGTGCTTTTGGCGGTCGGCAGACATTGTATGAGCGATTCTTCTTCGGAGATCCGATAAAATTGGCCTCTAATCAATATAGGGGCTATGAAAGAAGTGAACTAGTACAAAGGGTCTGGAATTTTTTAAATATAGAGTGA
- a CDS encoding response regulator transcription factor: MIKVIVVDDHDMVRRGLIAFLETEPDLKVVGEGSSGKEAIELVKNLNPDVVLMVLIMENGNGIEATTEIMKHYPDKKIIILTSFYDDEQVFPAIQAGAFSYLLKTAKATEITDAIIKAYQGVTVIEPKVASKMMNRFRNQEKLLHQDLTEREMDVLLCLGDGLTNQEIAEELFIGIKTVKTHVSNILSKLDVADRTQAAIYANRNDLIRKKKELKWLIKPSL, translated from the coding sequence GTGATAAAAGTGATTGTTGTTGATGACCATGACATGGTTAGACGAGGACTTATTGCATTCCTTGAAACAGAACCGGATCTTAAAGTGGTCGGAGAAGGTTCAAGTGGTAAGGAAGCTATTGAACTAGTAAAGAATTTAAACCCTGATGTTGTGTTAATGGTTTTAATAATGGAGAATGGAAACGGTATAGAGGCAACAACAGAGATCATGAAACATTATCCTGATAAAAAGATAATAATTCTTACAAGCTTTTATGATGATGAGCAAGTATTTCCAGCAATTCAAGCTGGAGCATTTAGTTATTTATTAAAGACAGCTAAAGCAACCGAAATCACAGACGCAATCATAAAAGCCTACCAAGGTGTAACAGTCATTGAACCAAAGGTTGCAAGTAAAATGATGAACCGTTTTAGAAATCAAGAAAAATTACTCCATCAGGATTTAACTGAACGTGAAATGGATGTACTGCTCTGCCTTGGAGATGGTTTAACGAATCAGGAGATCGCTGAGGAATTATTTATCGGAATCAAAACAGTGAAAACTCATGTGAGTAATATTTTGAGTAAATTAGATGTAGCAGATAGAACACAAGCTGCCATTTATGCAAACCGTAACGACTTAATTCGAAAAAAAAAGGAATTAAAATGGTTAATAAAACCTTCACTATAG
- a CDS encoding transglycosylase domain-containing protein: MREQKKKSNLLKEVGFFKIAMLLSMVALLFVIFGINYYINSRDVSGLSTVYPQATVIYDMDGEVASKISSSKIEGVTIEEIPEHLIHAVISIEDRRFFKHNGVDYVGISRALFKNLKAGEIVEGGSTITQQLTKNVFLTHEQSFKRKFEEYFLAQKIERSFTKDEIIVTYLNTIYFGEGAWGIKNAAETYFGKEVKELTLEESATLAGLVKAPSRLSPVKNYEQSINRRNLVLSVMKENGYISSPEHEQAVASEITLQKRDLDPYEGKYPYYVDHIIDEAISRYGLTQNEILAGGLHIYTELDQTMQSAVEEVYKNDSVFPESSSDDQLVQSGSILMNTKTGGIHALVGGRGETVFRGFNRATHLKRQPGSTMKPLAVYTPALESGYEMYDILPDTPLNIGGYQPLNFNGQYKGAVTLIDALKSSDNVPAVWLLNEIGLNKGLNSLERFGIELSGEDKNLSVALGGLNNGVSPMEMAEAYTVFANDGLRSEAHAITKIVDSKGKVLAEWEGTSITVTTPEVANNMSYMLQQVVTQGTGRNAKLIRHQLAGKTGSTQVPIEGINGTKDQWFVGYTEDVVGALWLGYDKTDASHYLTTTSSTTATVIYKAIMDQALDHLPTSSFDTLAVVPVKKASVKKQSETQKKQSESNWKNHDKGKGKHNGRGHGKGKGKGEEKKRDRDDDDEDDEDDEDDEDDDD; this comes from the coding sequence ATGAGAGAACAAAAGAAGAAGTCAAACCTCCTGAAGGAAGTTGGTTTCTTTAAAATAGCCATGTTGTTAAGTATGGTAGCTTTACTTTTTGTGATTTTTGGAATCAATTATTACATTAATTCAAGAGATGTGTCAGGGTTATCAACCGTCTATCCGCAAGCCACTGTTATATATGACATGGATGGAGAGGTTGCTAGTAAAATATCATCTTCAAAGATAGAAGGAGTTACCATAGAGGAAATACCTGAACATTTAATACATGCTGTTATTTCAATAGAGGATCGACGTTTTTTTAAGCACAATGGGGTGGATTATGTAGGGATTTCTCGTGCACTTTTTAAAAATTTAAAGGCAGGCGAAATTGTTGAAGGTGGAAGTACCATTACTCAGCAATTAACCAAAAATGTATTTTTAACACATGAACAAAGCTTTAAGCGGAAATTTGAGGAGTATTTTCTCGCTCAAAAAATTGAAAGATCTTTTACAAAGGATGAAATCATTGTAACGTATCTGAATACAATCTATTTCGGTGAGGGTGCATGGGGAATTAAAAATGCAGCCGAAACTTATTTTGGTAAAGAAGTTAAAGAATTGACGTTGGAAGAGTCAGCAACTTTAGCTGGATTGGTAAAGGCTCCATCAAGATTATCACCAGTCAAAAATTATGAACAATCTATCAATCGTAGAAATCTAGTTTTATCAGTGATGAAAGAAAATGGTTATATATCAAGTCCTGAACATGAGCAAGCAGTCGCTTCTGAAATTACTCTACAAAAAAGAGATCTAGATCCTTATGAAGGGAAATATCCATATTATGTTGATCATATTATAGATGAAGCGATTTCTAGGTATGGTCTTACGCAAAATGAGATTTTAGCTGGTGGATTGCATATCTACACTGAATTAGACCAAACCATGCAAAGTGCAGTTGAAGAGGTTTATAAAAATGATTCAGTCTTCCCAGAAAGTAGTTCTGATGATCAATTAGTACAAAGTGGATCAATTTTAATGAACACAAAAACTGGAGGAATTCATGCATTAGTAGGTGGTCGAGGAGAAACAGTTTTTAGAGGGTTTAATCGGGCAACACATTTGAAAAGACAGCCTGGTTCAACAATGAAGCCTTTAGCTGTTTATACACCAGCTTTAGAATCGGGTTATGAAATGTATGATATTTTACCAGATACACCACTTAATATTGGGGGATATCAGCCATTAAATTTTAATGGTCAATACAAAGGAGCCGTAACGCTCATTGATGCTCTAAAAAGCTCTGACAATGTTCCAGCTGTTTGGCTGTTAAATGAAATCGGACTTAATAAAGGACTTAATAGTTTAGAACGTTTTGGAATAGAATTGTCAGGTGAGGATAAAAACCTTTCAGTCGCCCTAGGTGGGCTAAATAACGGAGTATCACCAATGGAAATGGCTGAAGCTTATACTGTTTTTGCAAATGATGGATTAAGATCAGAGGCACATGCCATAACAAAAATCGTCGATTCAAAAGGGAAGGTATTAGCCGAATGGGAAGGAACATCTATAACTGTTACTACTCCAGAGGTTGCAAATAATATGTCCTATATGCTTCAACAAGTCGTTACACAAGGAACAGGAAGAAATGCCAAACTAATAAGGCATCAGCTAGCAGGTAAAACCGGTTCAACTCAAGTACCTATTGAAGGAATTAATGGCACTAAAGACCAGTGGTTTGTTGGATACACAGAGGATGTAGTTGGTGCGTTATGGTTAGGTTATGACAAAACGGATGCTTCTCATTATTTAACAACAACAAGTAGTACAACTGCAACAGTCATTTACAAGGCAATTATGGACCAGGCTTTAGATCATCTACCAACCTCATCTTTTGACACGTTGGCTGTGGTACCAGTTAAAAAAGCAAGTGTAAAGAAGCAGTCTGAAACACAAAAAAAGCAGAGTGAATCTAATTGGAAAAATCATGATAAAGGGAAGGGAAAGCATAACGGGAGAGGTCACGGAAAAGGTAAGGGCAAAGGAGAAGAGAAAAAAAGGGATAGGGATGACGATGACGAAGATGACGAAGATGACGAAGATGACGAAGATGACGACGACTAA
- a CDS encoding amino acid ABC transporter ATP-binding protein: MITVKNLKKSFGSNEVLKDINVTIKPQEVVVVIGPSGSGKSTFLRCINLLESITDGHVFIEGTDITAKSTDINKIRTDVGMVFQQFNLFPHKTVIENIMLSPMIVKKLKKDEVRKKGIELLKKVGLADKADAYPDSLSGGQKQRVAIARALAMEPRIMLFDEPTSALDPEMVGEVLEVMKQLAKEGMTMVVVTHEMGFAREVGDRVIFMDGGYIVEENEPREIFENPQHERTQSFLSKVL; the protein is encoded by the coding sequence ATGATTACAGTTAAAAACTTAAAAAAATCGTTTGGAAGTAATGAAGTTTTAAAAGATATTAATGTCACAATTAAACCACAAGAGGTTGTTGTAGTTATAGGTCCATCTGGTTCGGGGAAGTCAACTTTTCTTAGATGCATTAACTTACTTGAATCCATAACTGATGGACATGTCTTTATCGAAGGTACAGACATAACGGCTAAAAGTACTGATATTAATAAAATTAGAACAGATGTAGGGATGGTATTTCAGCAATTCAACTTATTCCCACATAAGACAGTGATTGAAAACATCATGCTCTCACCAATGATCGTCAAGAAATTAAAAAAAGATGAAGTGCGTAAAAAAGGGATCGAATTGTTGAAAAAGGTTGGATTGGCAGATAAGGCTGATGCATATCCAGATTCATTATCTGGAGGCCAAAAACAACGTGTGGCTATTGCCAGAGCTCTTGCTATGGAACCTAGAATAATGTTGTTTGATGAACCAACCTCAGCACTTGACCCCGAAATGGTTGGAGAAGTGTTAGAGGTAATGAAACAGCTTGCTAAAGAAGGAATGACAATGGTTGTTGTGACACATGAGATGGGCTTTGCTCGTGAGGTTGGAGACAGAGTTATTTTTATGGATGGTGGATATATCGTTGAAGAAAATGAACCAAGAGAAATATTTGAAAATCCACAGCATGAAAGAACTCAATCATTTTTAAGTAAAGTATTATAA
- a CDS encoding YitT family protein — protein MEETEHKAINHRKLSKATITKRGILIFLGAVLMAVGLEIFLVPNQVIDGGIVGISIILSHLTGWKLGLFLFTLNVPFFYVGYKLIGKTFAISTLFGVTVLAISTTLLHPVPVLTHDPLLASVFGGMILGIGVGIVIRYGGSLDGTEVLAILFQKKSPFSVGEIIMFFNLFILGSAGFVFGWDRAMYSLIAYFIAFKTIDITIQGIDESKSVWIISENYYVLGEAIIARLGRGVTYLNGEGAFTGDDKKVIFCVITRLEEAKLKSIVEEIDPNAFLAVANIAEVRGGRFKKRDIH, from the coding sequence TTGGAAGAGACCGAACATAAAGCAATTAACCATCGCAAATTATCAAAAGCAACAATCACTAAGAGAGGAATACTTATATTTTTAGGTGCTGTTTTAATGGCTGTAGGATTAGAAATTTTCCTTGTTCCAAATCAAGTAATTGATGGGGGCATCGTTGGAATTTCAATCATATTATCTCACTTAACTGGTTGGAAGTTGGGTTTATTCCTTTTCACTCTTAATGTTCCCTTCTTTTATGTAGGTTATAAATTGATTGGAAAAACATTTGCTATTTCTACACTTTTTGGTGTAACTGTATTAGCAATTAGTACAACCCTCCTTCATCCTGTACCCGTTTTAACTCATGACCCACTTTTAGCATCAGTTTTCGGGGGAATGATCTTAGGTATTGGAGTAGGAATAGTCATTAGATATGGTGGTTCACTAGATGGAACCGAAGTTTTAGCAATCCTCTTTCAAAAAAAGTCACCTTTTTCTGTTGGTGAAATCATTATGTTCTTTAATCTATTCATTCTCGGAAGTGCTGGCTTCGTGTTCGGTTGGGATCGTGCGATGTATTCCTTGATTGCCTATTTTATTGCATTTAAAACAATAGATATTACCATTCAAGGAATTGATGAATCAAAATCGGTATGGATTATTAGTGAAAACTACTATGTTCTTGGAGAAGCAATAATAGCTCGTCTTGGCCGTGGTGTTACATATTTAAATGGTGAGGGAGCATTTACGGGTGATGATAAAAAGGTTATCTTCTGTGTAATAACTCGTTTAGAAGAAGCAAAATTAAAGTCTATAGTAGAAGAAATTGATCCTAATGCATTTTTAGCAGTCGCAAACATAGCTGAGGTTCGTGGTGGGAGATTTAAGAAACGAGATATACATTAA
- a CDS encoding sensor histidine kinase, with protein sequence MFNKLNTIRIAIIKSHFIAAISTGILFFIGLQVILLALPNNPLTLSSILLLTGYVFVISISISIYFGYIHSQPLKKRLEDISTFITVLDRGNYKTRITDHEQDEISRIKNSLNQLAEKIENQVHSLQRLADEKTELAEKAHQAATIEGRQRLARDLHDAVSQQLFAIGMLSSAAVRLLESNSDKSKDMIKDIAELSEQAQVEMRALLLHLRPVHLGRDSLHDGINKLVEELKSKCHLEFETNLSEITSLSKGTEDHVFRIIQEALSNILRHAEATKVKLRIFQKDGYVYLHIDDNGIGFNLAEEKKTSYGLKTMKERCDEIGGLFTVQSKGGQGTYINIKVPI encoded by the coding sequence ATGTTTAATAAATTAAACACTATTAGAATAGCTATTATTAAATCTCATTTTATAGCTGCAATTTCGACTGGTATTTTATTTTTTATAGGTTTACAAGTTATTCTTTTGGCATTACCTAATAATCCTTTAACTTTATCTTCTATCCTTCTGTTAACAGGATATGTGTTTGTCATTTCCATTTCGATAAGTATTTATTTTGGTTATATTCATAGTCAGCCTCTTAAGAAGAGACTTGAAGACATTTCAACTTTCATTACCGTATTAGATCGTGGAAATTACAAAACAAGAATTACTGACCATGAGCAGGATGAAATATCAAGGATTAAAAACTCTCTTAATCAATTAGCTGAAAAGATTGAAAATCAAGTGCATTCATTGCAAAGACTAGCAGATGAAAAAACGGAATTGGCGGAAAAAGCGCACCAGGCTGCAACAATAGAAGGGCGTCAAAGGCTTGCAAGGGACCTACATGATGCTGTTAGTCAACAACTATTTGCGATAGGAATGCTCTCTTCAGCTGCTGTTAGATTATTAGAATCTAACTCAGATAAAAGTAAGGATATGATTAAAGATATTGCCGAATTATCAGAACAGGCTCAAGTTGAAATGCGAGCGTTATTACTTCATTTAAGGCCTGTACACTTAGGTAGAGACAGTTTACATGATGGAATAAATAAGCTGGTAGAGGAACTAAAATCAAAATGTCATTTAGAATTTGAAACGAACCTCTCAGAGATAACTAGTCTTTCAAAAGGAACGGAGGATCATGTTTTTAGAATTATCCAAGAAGCACTATCAAATATATTGCGTCATGCGGAAGCAACAAAGGTTAAACTTCGTATTTTTCAAAAAGATGGTTATGTATATTTACATATAGATGATAATGGAATAGGGTTTAATCTTGCTGAAGAGAAAAAAACCTCCTATGGATTAAAAACGATGAAAGAACGCTGCGATGAAATTGGTGGGCTTTTTACTGTTCAGTCAAAAGGAGGTCAGGGAACATATATTAATATAAAAGTACCAATATAA
- a CDS encoding MarR family winged helix-turn-helix transcriptional regulator — MKQDNGYSDTNLALKLFIVLSRANRSISDLVEQDIKRYNLNPTEFAVLELLFHKGDQPIQHIGKKVLLASGSITYVVDKLENKNLIKRISCPKDRRVTYTSITEDGVKLMEEIFPKHEEEITRIFSSLDNQEKMTMIELLKKLGLQVENKES, encoded by the coding sequence GTGAAACAAGATAACGGGTATAGTGATACGAATTTAGCATTGAAATTGTTTATTGTCCTATCACGTGCAAACAGATCAATTTCTGACCTCGTTGAACAAGATATCAAAAGATATAATTTAAATCCTACAGAGTTTGCTGTATTAGAACTTTTGTTTCATAAGGGAGATCAACCGATCCAGCATATAGGTAAGAAAGTGCTATTAGCAAGTGGAAGTATAACGTATGTTGTTGATAAATTAGAAAATAAAAACTTAATTAAGAGAATATCTTGTCCAAAGGATCGAAGAGTTACGTATACTTCAATTACTGAAGATGGTGTGAAATTGATGGAAGAAATTTTTCCAAAGCATGAGGAAGAGATTACAAGGATCTTTAGTAGTCTAGACAATCAAGAGAAGATGACAATGATTGAACTTCTTAAAAAACTTGGACTTCAAGTTGAGAATAAGGAGTCATAA
- a CDS encoding alpha/beta hydrolase — MKHIYQEGTSHDSPTLLLLHGTGGTENDLIPLAGLIDPNASFLSVRGNVSENGMPRFFRRLAEGVFDEEDLVFRTKELNEFLNEAAEKYGFDRENVFAVGYSNGANIAGSLLFHHENALKGAILHHPMVPRRGIDLPELKGTSVFIGAGKNDPLCLPEESIELQKLLEEAGASVDIHWETNGHSLTQSEVQAAANWYKTKA; from the coding sequence TTGAAACATATCTATCAAGAAGGAACAAGCCATGATTCTCCAACACTACTTTTATTACACGGTACAGGTGGTACCGAAAATGATTTAATTCCATTAGCCGGACTAATAGATCCGAATGCTAGTTTTCTAAGTGTTCGTGGAAATGTATCTGAAAACGGAATGCCTCGATTTTTTCGACGTTTAGCTGAGGGTGTATTTGATGAAGAAGACCTTGTCTTCCGAACGAAGGAATTAAATGAGTTCTTAAATGAAGCGGCGGAAAAGTATGGATTTGACCGTGAAAATGTTTTTGCAGTTGGATATTCAAATGGAGCAAATATAGCTGGTAGCTTATTATTTCATCACGAGAATGCTTTGAAAGGAGCTATTCTTCACCATCCAATGGTGCCGAGAAGAGGAATTGATTTACCAGAACTTAAAGGAACATCAGTGTTCATTGGTGCGGGGAAAAACGATCCACTTTGTTTACCAGAAGAATCGATTGAATTACAAAAGCTTCTTGAGGAAGCAGGAGCTTCTGTTGATATTCATTGGGAAACTAATGGACATTCACTGACACAAAGCGAAGTGCAAGCTGCAGCAAATTGGTACAAGACAAAAGCGTAA
- the liaF gene encoding cell wall-active antibiotics response protein LiaF — MKEKTIGRIVAAIILIVFGTLLLLVNINVISLEINNIFVTFYPIIFILFGLKWMTEGLITKGKDWFFGFFLLLFGTLLMLDRLQIIHFTFLMFWRLWPLFIIYYGLKLFSKNRLEDNRKKNSVPIGSLNFDKEDWSVESMDVWTGIGDVRFDFSKAYIPDKDTKIKVGGLIGDVKMLIPEDVPFSVESYVKVGSIDILKNNADGHNRVVSYKTPNFDDATRRLSIEISLKIGSIQIDKV; from the coding sequence ATGAAAGAAAAGACTATAGGTCGAATAGTTGCAGCAATAATACTCATTGTGTTTGGTACATTGTTACTTCTTGTAAATATCAATGTCATTTCCTTGGAAATAAACAATATATTTGTCACTTTTTATCCAATCATCTTCATATTATTTGGTCTAAAATGGATGACAGAAGGACTAATAACCAAGGGTAAAGACTGGTTTTTTGGTTTTTTCTTACTATTATTTGGGACACTTCTAATGCTAGACAGGTTACAAATTATTCACTTTACTTTTTTAATGTTCTGGAGGCTTTGGCCTTTATTCATCATTTACTATGGCTTGAAATTATTTAGTAAAAATCGTTTAGAGGATAATAGAAAAAAGAATTCAGTTCCAATAGGTTCTTTAAACTTTGATAAAGAGGATTGGTCTGTGGAATCAATGGATGTATGGACAGGAATTGGGGATGTCCGATTTGATTTTAGTAAGGCATATATTCCAGATAAAGATACAAAAATCAAAGTGGGCGGACTTATTGGGGATGTCAAAATGTTAATCCCGGAGGATGTTCCGTTTTCAGTAGAATCATATGTTAAGGTCGGTTCAATAGATATATTAAAGAATAATGCTGATGGTCATAACCGAGTGGTCAGCTATAAAACTCCCAACTTTGATGATGCAACAAGGAGATTATCGATTGAAATCAGTCTGAAAATTGGCTCAATCCAAATTGACAAAGTATAA
- a CDS encoding basic amino acid ABC transporter substrate-binding protein, whose translation MKKGILLLLSSILLIALTACGTSGGNGNEEEAKVLKVATDAAYAPFEYLEGDQIVGFDIDIINAVAKEAGYEIDIVNTGWDPMLIEVEQGTSDIGVSAITITDERKQSYDFTSPYFLSNNKILVKEGSDITSSADLEGKVVAVQNATTGAIAVEGLLGENNSDIKKFDNNNLAILELLSGGAEAVVADDTVIEAYVENNPDQGLVVIEDADYFAAEYYGIMFPKDSEYREDFDNALKAIIENGTYSTIYKEWFGAEPNLDALNQ comes from the coding sequence ATGAAAAAAGGTATATTGTTATTATTGTCAAGTATCCTTCTTATTGCTTTGACAGCATGTGGGACAAGTGGAGGAAACGGAAACGAAGAAGAAGCCAAAGTATTAAAGGTAGCAACGGATGCTGCATATGCACCATTTGAATATTTAGAGGGTGATCAAATTGTTGGATTTGATATTGATATTATCAATGCCGTAGCAAAAGAAGCTGGTTATGAGATTGATATTGTAAACACAGGATGGGATCCTATGTTAATAGAAGTTGAACAAGGCACTTCGGATATAGGTGTATCAGCAATTACAATTACAGATGAGAGAAAACAATCATATGATTTCACTTCTCCATACTTTTTATCAAACAATAAAATTTTAGTTAAGGAAGGCAGTGACATTACGTCGTCAGCCGACCTTGAAGGTAAAGTAGTTGCTGTACAAAATGCAACTACTGGAGCAATCGCAGTTGAAGGTTTATTAGGAGAAAACAACTCAGATATTAAAAAGTTCGATAACAACAATTTAGCAATTTTAGAACTTTTAAGTGGTGGTGCTGAAGCGGTAGTTGCTGATGATACAGTAATTGAAGCTTATGTGGAAAACAATCCTGATCAAGGGCTAGTAGTCATTGAAGATGCAGACTATTTTGCAGCAGAATATTACGGTATCATGTTCCCTAAAGATAGTGAGTACAGAGAAGATTTCGATAATGCACTAAAAGCTATTATTGAAAATGGAACATACTCTACAATTTATAAAGAGTGGTTTGGGGCTGAACCAAATCTGGATGCTTTAAATCAGTAA
- a CDS encoding amino acid ABC transporter permease has product MNFNLEIIWEYAPFFLKGTLLTIGLSFAGILFGTILGLFIGLGKISRNKLVAFPFQCYITFFRGTPLLVQIFLIHFGLVPALINETNPIFAGILALSLNAAAYIAEIFRAGIQSIDRGQMEAARSLGMNHIQAMRYIILPQAFKRMIPPLGNEFIILIKDSSLIAFIAAPEIMYWARAMQGKYFKAWEPYLTAALIYLVLTLTLSIILNRLERRLATE; this is encoded by the coding sequence ATGAACTTTAATCTTGAAATTATTTGGGAGTATGCTCCTTTTTTCTTAAAAGGAACTTTACTTACGATCGGACTCTCATTTGCTGGAATTCTGTTTGGAACCATTTTAGGGTTATTTATAGGTCTTGGGAAAATATCACGTAATAAGCTTGTAGCCTTTCCATTTCAGTGCTATATCACTTTTTTTAGAGGGACACCATTATTAGTTCAGATTTTCTTAATTCACTTTGGTCTAGTACCCGCACTTATAAATGAAACAAATCCAATTTTTGCAGGAATACTCGCTCTATCATTAAATGCAGCAGCTTATATAGCAGAAATTTTTAGAGCAGGAATTCAATCAATTGATAGAGGGCAAATGGAAGCTGCTCGTTCACTTGGGATGAATCATATTCAAGCTATGAGGTATATTATCTTGCCACAAGCATTTAAACGTATGATTCCTCCTCTTGGAAATGAATTTATCATATTAATTAAGGACTCTTCGTTAATTGCGTTTATAGCAGCACCTGAAATTATGTATTGGGCGAGAGCAATGCAGGGGAAATACTTCAAGGCATGGGAGCCATATTTAACTGCTGCATTAATCTACTTAGTTCTTACTCTAACACTAAGTATCATTTTAAATCGCCTTGAAAGAAGGTTGGCAACGGAATGA